In Hippoglossus stenolepis isolate QCI-W04-F060 chromosome 5, HSTE1.2, whole genome shotgun sequence, one genomic interval encodes:
- the sephs1 gene encoding selenide, water dikinase 1: MSVRESFNPESYELDKNFRLTRFAELKGTGCKVPQDVLQKLLETLQENHYQEDEQFLGAVMPRLGIGMDTCVIPLRHGGLSLVQTTDYIYPIVDDPYMMGRIACANVLSDLYAMGVTECDNMLMLLGVSNKMSEKERDKVMPLIIQGFKDASEEAGTSVTGGQTVLNPWVVMGGVATTVCQPNEFIMPDNAVPGDVLVLTKPLGTQVAVAVHQWLDIPEKWNKIKLVVTQEDVELAYHEAMMNMARLNRTAAGLMHTFNAHAATDITGFGILGHAQTLARQQRSEVSFVIHNLPVLAKMAAVSKACGNMFGLMHGTCPETSGGLLICLPREQAARFCAEIKSPKYGEGHQAWIIGIVEKGNRTARIIDKPRIIEVAPQAATQNVNPTPGATS, translated from the exons ATGTCTGTGCGGGAGTCCTTCAACCCCGAAAGCTACGAGCTGGACAAGAACTTCAGACTCACACGCTTTGCTGAGCTCAAGGGCACAGGCTGCAAG GTGCCCCAAGATGTGTTACAGAAGCTGCTAGAAACCCTACAGGAGAACCACTATCAGGAGGATGAACAGTTCCTGGGGGCAGTTATGCCCCGATTAG GCATAGGCATGGACACCTGTGTGATACCCCTCAGACATGGAGGCCTTTCTCTGGTCCAGACGACAGATTACATCTACCCCATTGTGGATGACCCGTACATGATG GGACGAATTGCTTGTGCCAATGTTCTAAGTGACCTGTACGCCATGGGAGTGACAGAGTGTGACAACATGTTGATGCTTTTAGGAGTCAGCAACAAAATGTCAGAGAAG gagagagacaaagtCATGCCCCTGATCATTCAGGGATTCAAGGATGCGTCAGAGGAGGCAGGCACGTCTGTAACAGGAGGACAAACGGTGCTCAACCCCTGGGTGGTGATGGGAGGAGTCGCGACAACAGTCTGCCAGCCCAACGAATTTATCAT GCCAGACAACGCAGTCCCAGGAGACGTGCTGGTGTTGACGAAGCCACTTGGAACGCAAGTTGCCGTTGCAGTACATCAGTGGTTAGATATC CCTGAGAAGTGGAACAAAATAAAGCTGGTGGTAACTCAGGAAGATGTAGAACTGGCTTATCATGAAGCCATGATGAACATGGCTCGGCTCAACAGGACAG CGGCGGGTCTCATGCACACCTTCAATGCCCACGCAGCCACCGACATCACAGGGTTTGGCATCCTTGGCCACGCCCAGACGTTGGCACGACAACAGCGAAGTGAAGTGTCGTTTGTCATCCACAACCTCCCAGTGCTCGCCAAGATGGCTGCTGTGTCCAAGGCCTGTGGGAACATGTTTGGTCTCATGCATGGCACCTGCCCTGAAACATCAG GGGGCCTGTTAATCTGTTTGCCGCGGGAGCAGGCCGCTCGCTTCTGTGCCGAGATCAAATCACCAAAATACGGAGAGGGCCACCAAGCGTGGATCATCGGGATTGTAGAGAAAGGAAACCGCACTGCTCGCATCATTGACAAACCTCGGATCATAGAGGTGGCACCACAGGCCGCCACGCAGAATGTCAACCCAACTCCCGGTGCAACCTCTTAA
- the cpt1b gene encoding carnitine O-palmitoyltransferase 1, muscle isoform: MAEAHQAVGFQFTVRPDGVDLKLSQEVIKNIYLSGVTAWKKRAIQFKNGVLAGVYPASPSSWLIVVIAMMSSLYIRVDPSLGMIDAIKDNLPQRDCISVQTRAVLSAILFATGLWLFLIYLLRYTLKALLSYHGWIFESHGRMSTSIKVWLSLVKMFSGRRPLLYSFQASLPRLPVPSVDDTVNRYLESVRPLLDSDQYNPMEILANDFKDSQAAQLQRYLKLKSWWATNYVSDWWEEYIYLRGRSPIMVNSNFYIMDLLYVTPTHRQAARVGNVVHAMLQYRRKLERGEHEPLRALGTVPMCSSQMERMFNTTRIPGIETDIVQHLTDRKHLVVYHRGRFFQVWLYTGGRHLLPSELETQFQRILNDTTEPEPGELKLAALTAGNRVPWARARIKYFCQGVNRVSLDAIESAAFFLALDDEPQGYDPAKTNSLDSYAKSLLHGKCYDRWFDKSFTLISYPNGKMGINAEHSWADAPIVGHMWEYVLATDCFHLGYTEEGHCKGDVNKNLPHPTRLQWRIPKECQAVIQTSYLLAKQIADDVDFHAHLFSEFGKGLIKKCRTSPDAFIQLALQLAQFRDQGVFCLTYESSMTRMFRDGRTETVRSCTSEAVAFVRAMEDTDATNAQRFALFRKAADKHQNMYRLAMTGSGIDRHLFCLYFVSKYLGVDSPFLKKVLSETWKLSTSQTPQQQLNLVDINKFPQYVGAGGGFGPVADDGYGVSYIIVGENLITFHISCKFSSPDTDSNRFGQNIQKAMLDIQGLFKPENDKKMVDVGKHAQMENGKKHI, from the exons ATGGCTGAGGCGCATCAGGCGGTGGGCTTCCAGTTCACCGTGCGGCCCGATGGCGTGGACCTTAAACTGAGTCAGGAGGTCATCAAAAACATCTACCTGTCAGGAGTGACGGCATGGAAGAAGAGAGCCATACAATTCAAG AATGGTGTGTTGGCCGGAGTCTATCCAGCCAGCCCGTCCAGCTGGCTGATAGTTGTGATCGCAATGATGAGTTCCCTGTACATTCGCGTAGACCCGTCTCTAGGCATGATTGACGCCATCAAGGACAACCTTCCACAAAG AGACTGTATATCAGTGCAGACCCGGGCGGTGCTGAGTGCCATCCTCTTTGCCACTGGACTGTGGCTGTTCCTCATCTACCTCCTGAGATACACCCTCAAAGCTCTGCTCTCCTACCACGGCTGGATCTTTGAGTCCCATGGAAGAATGAGCACATCTATCAAAGTGTGGCTG AGCCTGGTGAAGATGTTCTCTGGACGCAGACCGCTGCTCTACAGTTTCCAGGCCTCATTACCCAGACTCCCTGTGCCCAGTGTGGATGATACAGTTAACAGG TACCTCGAGTCAGTTCGTCCCCTTCTGGACAGTGACCAGTACAACCCAATGGAGATTTTGGCCAATGACTTTAAAGATTCCCAAGCAGCCCAGCTCCAAAGATACTTAAAGCTAAAATCCTGGTGGGCAACAAATTAT GTGAGTGACTGGTGGGAGGAGTACATCTACCTCAGGGGCAGGAGTCCCATCATGGTGAACAGTAACTTCTATATAATG GACCTCCTGTACGTGACCCCAACACACCGACAGGCTGCACGCGTGGGGAATGTGGTCCACGCCATGCTGCAGTACAGACGCAAACTGGAACGTGGAGAACATGAACCG CTGAGGGCCTTAGGGACCGTTCCAATGTGTTCCTCTCAGATGGAGAGGATGTTTAACACCACCCGCATCCCTGGCATTGAAACAG ATATTGTGCAGCACCTGACCGACCGCAAGCACCTGGTCGTCTACCACAGGGGCCGCTTCTTCCAAGTGTGGCTGTACACTGGAGGGCGCCACCTCTTACCCAGTGAACTTGAGACACAGTTTCAGAGGATCCTCAATGATACAACAGAGCCTGAGCCAGGAGAGCTCAAATTAGCTGCCCTGACTGCAGGAAACAG AGTTCCATGGGCTCGGGCTCGGATTAAATATTTCTGCCAGGGGGTAAACAGAGTATCCCTGGACGCCATAGAGTCAGCTGCCTTCTTCCTGGCACTGGATGACGAGCCGCAGGGTTATGACCCCGCAAAGACCAACTCACTGGACAGTTATGCCAAGTCCCTGCTGCATGGAAAGTGTTACGACAG GTGGTTCGACAAATCTTTCACCTTGATCTCTTACCCAAATGGAAAAATGGGTATAAATGCTGAACATTCGTGGGCAGATGCACCGATTGTAGGACATATGTGGGAG TATGTCCTTGCAACGGACTGCTTCCATCTGGGCTACACAGAGGAGGGACACTGTAAAGGCGACGTGAACAAGAACCTGCCCCATCCCACTCGGCTACAGTGGCGGATTCCAAAGGAG TGTCAAGCAGTCATCCAGACGTCATACCTGTTAGCCAAGCAGATAGCTGACGATGTGGACTTCCATGCTCATCTGTTCAGTGAGTTTGGGAAAGGCCTGATCAAGAAGTGCAGGACCAGCCCTGATGCCTTTATCCAGCTCGCCCTGCAGCTGGCACAGTTCAGG GATCAGGGAGTGTTCTGTCTGACGTACGAGTCGTCAATGACCCGCATGTTCAGGGACGGTCGGACGGAGACCGTGCGCTCCTGCACCTCTGAGGCGGTTGCATTTGTCAGAGCCATGGAGGACACAGATGCAACA AATGCCCAGAGATTTGCCCTGTTTCGGAAGGCGGCTGATAAGCACCAAAACATGTACCGTCTGGCCATGACTGGTTCTGGTATCGACCGCCACCTCTTCTGTCTCTACTTCGTGTCCAAATACCTTGGTGTTGACTCGCCATTTCTTAAAAAG GTGCTTTCAGAGACGTGGAAGTTGTCCACCAGTCagactccacagcagcagctcaattTGGTTGACATCAACAAGTTCCCTCAATACGTGGGAGCTGGCGGTGGATTTGGACCT GTGGCTGACGATGGTTATGGTGTGTCTTATATCATTGTGGGGGAGAACCTCATCACATTCCATATTTCCTGCAAGTTCTCCAGCCCTGACACA GACTCAAACAGGTTCGGCCAGAACATTCAGAAGGCCATGCTCGATATCCAGGGACTCTTCAAGCCAGAAAATGATAAGAAGATGGTGGATGTTGGAAAGCATGCACAGATGGAAAATGGTAAAAAGCACATATAA